GTCGCCGCCATGCCGTCGGGCAGCGGGATCAGGTTCGATCGGGGTACGGCGACACGCTCGGCGAGCGTCCCGGAGAAGTGCTCGGAGAGGATGGAGACGCCGCGCGGGTCACCCGGAGTGACCACCACCGGGTACACGACCACCGGGCGCCCCTCCGGGTCCAGCCCGACCGCGTCGCAGCCGAGGATCATCGGCAGCTGGGCCTCGGTCAGCCCCACCCCGCGCAGTGACCAGAGGTCGTGGTGGTTGAGCGAGGTGGCCCGCAACTGCACGGTCACCCAGTCGTCGGCCGGATGGGTCGGCTCGGGCTGCTCACCGACGGTGAGCGCGGCGAGCGGATCGGCGTCGTCGAAGCGGGAGGCGAAGGCGGCACGCATGATCGGCACGGTAACAAGCTGAGCGCCCGTTAAGAAGTGCTGGCCCTACCTGCGGGCGACGCCGTCACGGCGGGCGGCTTCGGCGACCGCCTCGGCGACGGCCGGCGCGACGCGCGGGTCGAGCGGAGATGGGACGATCGCGTCCACGGTCAGCGACTCGGCCACCACACCGGCGATGGCGTCCGCGGCGGCGACCTTCATCGCCTCGGTGATCCGGGTGGCGCCGGCGTCCAGCGCACCGCGGAACACCCCCGGGAACGCCAGCACGTTGTTGATCTGATTGGGGTAGTCACTGCGTCCCGTGGCAACCACCGCGACGTGCCGGGCGGCCACCTCGGGGTGCACCTCCGGGGTCGGGTTCGCCAGCGCGAAGACGATCCCGCCGGGTGCCATTCCGGCCACTGCGGTCTCGGGGATCTGCCCACCGGAGACCCCGATCAGCACGTCCGCGTCGCGCAGGGCCTCGGTGATGTCGCCGCGGCGGCCCTCCGCGTTGGTGCTCGCCGCCAGCTCGGCCTTGGTGCCGGTCAGTTCGGTGCGGTGCGACCCGATGATTCCCTTGGAGTCGCAGACCACCACCTGGTCGGAATTGACGCCCCCGGCGACCAGCATCTTCGTGACGGCCACGCCGGCCGCGCCCGCGCCGCTCACCGCCACCCGCAGGTCACCGAGTTTGCGGTTGAGCAGGGTGGCGGCGTTGCGCAGCGCGGCGAGCACCACGATCGCGGTGCCGTGCTGGTCGTCGTGGAAGACCGGGATGTCCAGCGCCTCGTCGAGTCGCCTCTCCACCTCGAAGCAGCGCGGCGCGCTGATGTCCTCCAGGTTGATCCCGCCGAACGAGGGGGCCAGCGCCCGCACCACGGCCACGATCTCGTCCACGTCCTGGGTGTCCAGACAGATCGGCACCGCGTCCACCCCGGCGAACTGCTTG
The window above is part of the Micromonospora sp. LH3U1 genome. Proteins encoded here:
- a CDS encoding NAD(P)-dependent malic enzyme, translating into MSSSTVDPADPVFLLHRGGKMAVTSTVPLTSREDLSLAYTPGVARVCEAIAADPTLVDDYTWVSHTVAVVTDGSAVLGLGNIGPRAALPVMEGKAVLFKQFAGVDAVPICLDTQDVDEIVAVVRALAPSFGGINLEDISAPRCFEVERRLDEALDIPVFHDDQHGTAIVVLAALRNAATLLNRKLGDLRVAVSGAGAAGVAVTKMLVAGGVNSDQVVVCDSKGIIGSHRTELTGTKAELAASTNAEGRRGDITEALRDADVLIGVSGGQIPETAVAGMAPGGIVFALANPTPEVHPEVAARHVAVVATGRSDYPNQINNVLAFPGVFRGALDAGATRITEAMKVAAADAIAGVVAESLTVDAIVPSPLDPRVAPAVAEAVAEAARRDGVARR